From one Nitrospira sp. MA-1 genomic stretch:
- a CDS encoding acyloxyacyl hydrolase, with protein MRALLVFVFILGCSATGWAKDIELVALGVRAGMNFKDAGLQPGEKEDFEQFDVFGIMGLPWRWEGTSGWEVRSQVWGSAGALRGAGDLGFITTLTPGLALKLPSWHLIIDGGVGGALISKWEFGRQDIGGPFQFIAHVGLGVQLPGNMVVGWRFHHMSDATMYGDSRGVDFHMLEVAYYF; from the coding sequence ATGAGGGCGTTATTGGTGTTCGTTTTTATCCTGGGATGTTCGGCAACCGGATGGGCAAAAGATATTGAATTAGTCGCTCTTGGGGTGAGAGCCGGGATGAATTTTAAGGATGCTGGTTTGCAGCCTGGCGAAAAGGAGGATTTCGAACAATTTGATGTTTTTGGGATCATGGGACTTCCATGGCGGTGGGAAGGGACGTCCGGGTGGGAGGTACGTTCGCAAGTCTGGGGTTCCGCTGGTGCGTTGAGAGGAGCTGGGGATCTTGGTTTTATTACAACTCTTACCCCTGGATTGGCTTTAAAACTTCCGAGTTGGCATTTGATTATTGATGGCGGAGTCGGAGGAGCACTTATCAGCAAGTGGGAGTTCGGCCGACAAGATATCGGTGGGCCCTTTCAATTTATTGCCCACGTGGGCCTGGGTGTTCAGCTCCCAGGGAACATGGTTGTGGGCTGGCGATTTCACCATATGTCTGATGCCACGATGTATGGAGACAGTCGTGGTGTGGACTTCCATATGCTTGAGGTGGCCTACTACTTCTGA
- a CDS encoding CBS domain-containing protein: MATPNLQMKARDLMQTRMVAVTRQYSARDLSILIHSGTFSGVPVIEPGNHLVGMVTEFDVLKALVDGKDLHTLKAEDVMTPNPVTVDEAATAEDIVNNMIKHQIIRIPVVREGKLLGMISRTDLLNQLIDDHLINVYGA, from the coding sequence ATGGCTACACCGAATCTGCAGATGAAAGCGCGTGATCTCATGCAAACCCGCATGGTCGCGGTGACCCGTCAGTATAGTGCTCGTGATCTCTCGATCCTGATCCATTCCGGCACGTTTAGCGGAGTGCCTGTTATTGAACCAGGCAATCATTTGGTAGGAATGGTCACGGAATTTGATGTCTTGAAAGCCCTGGTCGACGGGAAAGATTTGCACACACTAAAGGCCGAAGACGTCATGACCCCGAACCCGGTGACAGTTGACGAAGCCGCAACGGCAGAGGACATTGTCAATAATATGATCAAGCATCAGATTATCCGGATTCCCGTCGTGCGTGAAGGCAAGCTACTGGGAATGATCTCCCGCACTGACTTATTGAATCAATTGATTGACGACCACCTGATTAACGTCTACGGAGCTTAA
- a CDS encoding phosphorylase has product MSVVIRRFESGTLQATVQARTAHAIYRGAIHTIPTCFELVEQGGVNFLIRIVSNLARKVQSNAEQRPPSRAVNIKQDPFLPYEQDLFVADISDTHVCLLNKFNVLDHHILMVTRSFQEQDSFLTLSDIEAVLLCLAEFEGLAFYNAGEAAGASQRHKHVQMIPLPLTAEVSHLPIEPLLNAARFEEQIGRIPGLPFSHVLVRMNPEWIACPVEGAQELLEQYLYMLRTVGLSGGDVGGETTSPGPYNFLVTRQWMLLVPRSRECFEGISVNALGFAGGLLVRDQSQLDRLKACGPMSVLRRVAMC; this is encoded by the coding sequence ATGTCGGTTGTCATTCGGCGATTCGAATCCGGGACCTTGCAAGCAACGGTGCAAGCCAGAACCGCTCATGCCATTTATCGAGGGGCGATTCATACGATTCCCACATGCTTCGAGTTGGTGGAACAAGGCGGGGTGAATTTTCTTATTCGAATTGTCTCCAACCTGGCCAGGAAGGTTCAGTCCAACGCTGAGCAACGGCCACCCTCCAGGGCTGTCAACATAAAGCAGGACCCCTTTCTGCCTTACGAACAAGACCTGTTTGTGGCGGATATTTCCGATACCCATGTGTGTTTGTTAAATAAATTTAACGTCCTGGATCATCACATACTCATGGTGACCCGTTCTTTTCAGGAACAGGACTCCTTCCTCACGCTGAGTGATATCGAGGCCGTGTTGTTGTGTCTGGCCGAATTCGAAGGATTGGCCTTCTATAACGCGGGGGAAGCTGCCGGGGCTAGTCAACGGCATAAGCATGTGCAAATGATCCCTCTTCCTTTGACGGCTGAAGTGTCTCATCTTCCCATTGAACCCCTATTAAATGCAGCCAGGTTTGAGGAGCAGATTGGGCGGATTCCCGGTCTTCCTTTTTCCCATGTGCTGGTCCGGATGAATCCCGAATGGATCGCTTGTCCGGTAGAAGGGGCACAAGAGTTGCTGGAGCAATATCTGTATATGTTGCGGACTGTCGGATTGTCGGGTGGTGACGTAGGAGGGGAAACCACGAGTCCTGGTCCGTATAATTTTCTTGTCACACGACAGTGGATGTTATTGGTTCCACGGTCCAGGGAGTGCTTTGAAGGGATTTCCGTGAATGCCTTGGGATTTGCCGGAGGCTTGTTGGTGAGGGATCAGTCGCAGCTTGATCGGTTGAAAGCGTGTGGGCCAATGAGTGTACTTCGTCGAGTGGCCATGTGTTAA
- a CDS encoding HPF/RaiA family ribosome-associated protein — translation MDLQIDSRNVTMTPRWKTEIETRMADLQVGHEDLIHGRVTLTKNAHHKKSENVAEALVVVTMPGRHTLTARKEEKTFEEAIRAAFFAVEIEVKKFRDKRASKEIRVPPIPLRGVITKLFPQEGYGFLLQDGGGEVYFHKNAVHGMRFEELEDGVEVLFNVEDGEKGPQATTVNPLPILPGAVEKAAFS, via the coding sequence ATGGATCTTCAGATTGACAGTCGAAATGTGACGATGACCCCACGATGGAAAACGGAGATTGAAACTCGGATGGCCGATCTGCAGGTAGGCCATGAGGATTTGATCCACGGGCGGGTGACGCTTACAAAAAATGCCCATCACAAAAAATCCGAAAATGTGGCGGAAGCCCTGGTGGTCGTCACGATGCCCGGTCGTCATACCCTGACAGCCAGAAAAGAGGAAAAAACGTTCGAAGAGGCTATCCGTGCGGCGTTCTTTGCCGTGGAAATTGAAGTGAAGAAGTTTCGGGACAAACGGGCCTCCAAAGAAATTCGGGTCCCCCCTATTCCGTTACGTGGAGTGATTACGAAGTTATTTCCTCAGGAAGGGTACGGTTTTCTTCTCCAGGACGGCGGAGGTGAGGTTTATTTTCACAAGAATGCGGTACACGGGATGAGATTTGAGGAACTTGAGGACGGGGTGGAGGTCTTGTTTAATGTGGAGGACGGGGAGAAGGGTCCCCAGGCCACCACGGTCAATCCGCTTCCCATTCTACCGGGTGCCGTCGAAAAAGCTGCGTTTTCCTGA
- the floA gene encoding flotillin-like protein FloA (flotillin-like protein involved in membrane lipid rafts) — MEIETQAFGSLGLLVMVLALLFGLLYVIPIPLWIAAWASNAYVGLFTLVGMRLRRVPPVTVINARISAVKAGLEIPVNDLEAHFLAGGNVVKVVNAMISADKANIPMTFKRAAAIDLAGRDVLEAVKMSVLPKVIETPRVTAVAKDGIQLIAVSRVTVRANIDRLVGGAGEETIIARVGEGMVSTIGSSASHKDVLENPDYISKNILGKGLDAGTAFEILSIDIADVDVGENIGAKLQIDQANADKQIAQAKAEERRAMAVALEQEMRARVVEAEAEVPRAMAEAFRQGNLGIMDYYRMKNVQADTSMRDAIAGTDEESSGPARK; from the coding sequence ATGGAAATTGAAACCCAGGCATTCGGTTCCCTTGGACTCCTGGTCATGGTCCTGGCGCTCTTGTTTGGCCTTCTCTATGTCATTCCGATCCCACTGTGGATCGCCGCCTGGGCCTCGAATGCCTATGTCGGACTCTTTACACTCGTAGGCATGCGATTGCGCCGGGTTCCTCCGGTCACCGTGATCAATGCCAGAATCAGCGCGGTGAAGGCCGGACTCGAAATTCCCGTGAACGATTTGGAAGCCCATTTTCTGGCAGGAGGAAATGTGGTCAAAGTGGTCAATGCCATGATCTCGGCCGACAAAGCCAATATCCCCATGACGTTTAAACGCGCGGCCGCCATCGACCTGGCCGGTCGTGATGTGCTGGAAGCCGTCAAAATGTCCGTCCTGCCTAAAGTTATCGAAACACCTCGGGTGACGGCTGTCGCAAAAGATGGCATTCAGCTCATTGCCGTGTCCCGGGTAACCGTTCGAGCCAATATTGACCGCCTGGTCGGCGGAGCGGGTGAAGAGACGATCATTGCCCGCGTGGGAGAAGGCATGGTCAGCACGATCGGATCTTCCGCCTCTCACAAGGATGTTCTGGAAAACCCGGATTACATTTCAAAGAATATTTTAGGGAAAGGACTCGATGCCGGCACAGCATTCGAAATCTTGTCCATTGATATTGCGGATGTGGATGTCGGTGAAAATATTGGCGCAAAATTGCAAATCGATCAGGCCAATGCGGACAAACAAATTGCCCAGGCCAAAGCGGAAGAACGGCGGGCGATGGCGGTCGCCTTGGAACAGGAAATGCGGGCCCGTGTCGTCGAAGCCGAGGCAGAGGTTCCCAGGGCCATGGCCGAAGCATTTCGTCAGGGAAACTTAGGCATCATGGATTATTACCGGATGAAAAATGTGCAAGCCGATACGTCCATGCGGGACGCCATTGCCGGGACGGATGAAGAATCTTCCGGCCCAGCAAGAAAGTGA
- a CDS encoding NfeD family protein translates to MLTQTRLHHFLSALVIYLSVFMMVGVSQAVTPKPIVFVAPIEGVIDLGLAPFVQRVLDEATAAGAKAVILEINTFGGRVDAAVLIRDALLESQTPTVAFINKRAISAGALISLASGKIVMAEGSTIGAATPVQIGLPGTPAQPVEEKTVSYMRKEFRATAEQRNRPPLIAEAMVDADVEIPDLIAKSKLLTLTTKEALQVNIADFQANSLEAVLQSLNLADAEISYASETWAESLVRFLTHPVVSSLLMTVGILGIMLEMRVPGFGVPGALGLMGLALFFWGHGLVQLAGLEEFLLVGLGLILVGLEIFAIPGFGMAGILGILSLMGGLGLSLIGTGASWDSMLSALGQVALSILVAIIATLMLVRYFPRLPFGKRLILETNLQAQEGYESSPAEDHRWLGKQGVAISDLRPSGIARFDGERVDVVSDGTFIDAGQAIEAIQIDGNRVVVRLAPPPSERNPA, encoded by the coding sequence ATGTTGACACAAACACGATTACACCATTTTCTATCTGCGCTGGTGATTTATCTGTCTGTCTTCATGATGGTCGGCGTAAGCCAGGCCGTCACGCCGAAGCCTATCGTATTTGTGGCTCCCATTGAGGGGGTCATCGATTTAGGCCTCGCGCCATTTGTGCAGCGGGTATTAGACGAAGCCACCGCCGCCGGAGCCAAAGCCGTCATATTAGAAATTAATACATTTGGCGGCCGGGTCGATGCCGCCGTGCTGATTCGGGATGCTCTCCTGGAATCTCAAACTCCCACCGTCGCCTTCATCAACAAACGAGCCATCTCCGCCGGCGCGCTCATTAGCCTGGCCTCGGGAAAAATCGTCATGGCAGAAGGCAGTACGATCGGTGCCGCCACGCCGGTACAGATCGGTCTTCCCGGCACCCCCGCCCAACCGGTCGAAGAAAAGACGGTGTCCTACATGCGAAAGGAATTTAGGGCTACCGCTGAACAACGAAATCGCCCACCGCTCATCGCCGAAGCCATGGTGGATGCGGATGTTGAAATTCCCGACCTCATTGCAAAAAGTAAATTGCTGACTCTCACCACCAAAGAAGCCTTACAGGTCAACATCGCAGACTTTCAAGCCAATTCGCTGGAGGCTGTGCTACAGTCTTTGAACCTCGCTGACGCCGAGATTTCATACGCATCCGAAACGTGGGCGGAGTCACTGGTGCGGTTCCTCACCCATCCAGTGGTCAGCTCGTTGTTGATGACAGTCGGCATTCTCGGAATCATGTTAGAAATGCGGGTACCCGGATTCGGGGTACCCGGCGCCCTCGGGCTTATGGGCCTTGCCCTGTTTTTTTGGGGGCATGGGCTTGTTCAATTAGCCGGATTGGAAGAATTCCTACTCGTCGGACTCGGGCTGATTTTAGTTGGGCTGGAAATTTTTGCCATCCCCGGCTTTGGAATGGCAGGAATTCTAGGAATTTTGTCACTTATGGGAGGACTTGGACTGAGTCTTATCGGGACCGGAGCCTCATGGGATTCCATGCTGTCCGCCCTTGGTCAAGTGGCCCTCTCAATCCTTGTGGCCATCATCGCCACCCTCATGTTGGTCCGTTATTTTCCACGCCTTCCATTCGGGAAACGCCTGATTCTGGAAACCAACCTTCAGGCTCAAGAGGGCTACGAATCGAGCCCGGCGGAAGATCATCGTTGGCTGGGAAAACAGGGTGTAGCCATTTCAGACCTCCGCCCTTCCGGCATTGCCCGTTTTGATGGAGAACGAGTGGATGTCGTATCCGACGGAACCTTTATTGATGCCGGTCAAGCTATTGAAGCCATACAAATCGATGGGAATCGGGTAGTGGTTCGACTCGCGCCACCCCCATCAGAAAGGAACCCCGCATAA
- a CDS encoding glycogen debranching N-terminal domain-containing protein produces the protein MDKKIVRIGDEHYILATSALADSRTHVLKDGETFGIFNPYGDIQHVGLGEQGLYHEGTRFLSGLEFHLEETHPFLLSSAIKGDNALLAVDLTNPDLDRTGFPFLPRGTLHISRTKFLYQSQCLEELRFTNYSLHALNFGFSLYYQADFADLFEVRGEQRSQRGIINISLPNDHTVFWEYQGLDHVQRTTHLTTDLAPQQITTSSMTFHLSLKPQEEKICHLSIACSINGNALEPKNFSTSQSHAAHNLQTTKSQFCTIYTGNEQFNDWLNRSLDDICMMTTDLPEGPYPYAGVPWYSTAFGRDGIITALECLWINPSLARGVLSYLASTQATEIIPDQDAEPGKILHETRKGEMATLKEIPFGRYYGSVDSTPLFVLLAGAYYDRTGDKDFIVSLWPHLERALMWIDLYGDKDKDGFVEYFRQTPTGLAQQGWKDSYDSVFHADGTIAEGPIALCEVQGYVYAAKRAASHLARLLEYPKRAQSLLREAQTLRHQFNRQFWSEKLDTYIVALDGKKQPCTIRSTNAGHTLFTEIATQDRAERIAKGLLEEDFFSGWGIRTIPTNEIRYNPMAYHNGSIWPHDNALIAMGMSRYGLTQSVERLIGGLFDLSIHVDLHRLPELICGFPRKPGEGPILYPVACAPQAWAAGAVFLLLQSCLGISFHGAEREIRFTHPSLPEFLPAIQIKNLRIGNLSADLEFTRTESDVMINVTRKDDQLNIVSVR, from the coding sequence ATGGATAAAAAAATTGTCCGGATAGGAGATGAGCATTATATTCTAGCGACTTCTGCGCTTGCCGATTCCCGAACACATGTCTTAAAGGATGGAGAGACATTTGGCATTTTTAATCCATACGGTGACATTCAACACGTGGGTCTAGGTGAGCAAGGCCTTTATCATGAAGGAACCCGTTTTCTTTCAGGATTGGAATTCCACTTGGAGGAAACCCACCCCTTTCTGCTCAGTTCCGCGATTAAGGGAGACAATGCCTTACTCGCAGTCGACCTGACCAATCCTGACCTGGATAGAACTGGGTTTCCATTCCTTCCTAGAGGCACTCTTCATATTTCACGGACAAAGTTTCTCTATCAGTCCCAGTGCTTAGAAGAACTCCGGTTCACCAACTATTCGTTACATGCCCTAAACTTCGGATTTTCTCTCTACTATCAGGCAGACTTCGCTGATCTCTTCGAAGTACGAGGGGAACAACGATCTCAACGAGGGATCATCAATATTTCCCTCCCGAACGACCACACTGTTTTTTGGGAATATCAGGGGTTAGACCATGTACAACGGACGACCCATCTGACCACCGATCTGGCTCCCCAACAAATCACGACAAGTTCAATGACGTTTCATTTATCGTTAAAACCCCAAGAGGAAAAAATCTGTCACCTCTCAATTGCCTGTTCAATAAATGGCAACGCATTAGAACCTAAAAATTTTTCCACGTCCCAATCCCATGCGGCTCATAACCTTCAAACAACTAAGTCCCAGTTCTGCACAATTTATACCGGAAATGAACAATTCAACGACTGGCTCAATCGGTCCCTTGATGACATCTGCATGATGACGACCGACCTTCCTGAAGGGCCTTATCCCTATGCGGGCGTGCCATGGTACAGCACGGCGTTCGGGAGGGACGGAATTATTACCGCCTTGGAATGTTTATGGATTAATCCAAGTCTTGCACGCGGGGTCTTGAGTTATTTGGCTTCCACACAAGCGACGGAGATTATTCCTGATCAAGATGCGGAACCTGGGAAAATTTTACATGAAACCCGTAAGGGTGAAATGGCCACCCTCAAAGAAATTCCATTCGGGCGATATTACGGGAGTGTTGATTCGACCCCATTATTTGTCCTCCTGGCTGGTGCCTATTACGATCGAACGGGAGACAAGGACTTTATCGTTTCGCTCTGGCCTCATCTGGAACGTGCCCTGATGTGGATCGATCTTTACGGGGATAAAGACAAAGATGGATTCGTGGAATATTTCCGGCAAACCCCCACCGGCCTCGCTCAACAGGGCTGGAAGGATTCCTATGATTCGGTGTTCCACGCGGACGGCACCATCGCCGAAGGACCGATCGCTCTCTGTGAGGTTCAAGGATATGTGTATGCGGCAAAACGGGCGGCCTCTCATTTAGCGAGACTTCTTGAATACCCCAAGCGAGCACAATCTCTTTTGCGTGAAGCCCAGACACTCCGGCATCAATTCAATCGTCAATTTTGGTCGGAGAAATTAGATACGTACATCGTCGCGCTTGACGGAAAAAAACAGCCCTGTACAATTCGATCCACCAACGCCGGGCATACGCTCTTCACTGAAATTGCCACACAGGATCGGGCCGAACGCATCGCGAAGGGATTACTTGAGGAGGATTTTTTTTCCGGCTGGGGAATCCGGACAATTCCGACAAATGAAATACGATACAACCCCATGGCCTACCATAATGGATCCATCTGGCCCCATGACAACGCCCTCATTGCCATGGGGATGAGTCGTTATGGATTAACACAAAGCGTGGAACGACTCATAGGTGGACTCTTTGATTTGAGCATTCATGTTGACCTCCATCGCCTCCCTGAGCTGATTTGCGGATTTCCCCGAAAACCTGGAGAAGGTCCGATTCTTTATCCGGTCGCCTGCGCCCCCCAGGCATGGGCAGCAGGTGCGGTGTTTTTACTCTTACAGTCCTGTCTGGGAATCTCTTTCCATGGTGCCGAACGTGAAATCCGATTCACGCATCCCTCTCTTCCCGAGTTTTTGCCGGCTATCCAAATTAAAAACCTTCGCATAGGTAACCTTTCGGCAGATCTGGAATTCACACGAACCGAATCAGATGTCATGATCAACGTCACCCGAAAAGATGACCAACTCAACATTGTTTCAGTCCGATAA
- a CDS encoding sigma-54 dependent transcriptional regulator, with product MAKKLFVVDDEKASREGLAILLAKWGYEVEQAGDGKEALTKIPHFHPDVVITDLVMPGFNGLELIQFLQKELIFSPVIVLTGHGSIETAVSAIKQGAYDYLTKPLDVPRLRIMVEKALEKGETQREMVLLRKRLKGLWGLGKLVGKSKPMQEIYSLIELAAPTPARVLILGESGTGKELVAQSLHDLSERNKGPFIPVNCSAIPETLLESEIFGHEKGAFTGALDRKPGCFELAHGGTLFLDEVAEMSPSIQAKFLRILQDSSVKRIGGTVPIQVDVRVVAATNKDPLKAIQDGSLREDLYYRLNVCIIHLPPLRDRTDDIPLLVKALIEEFNGNYTRTVQSINDEALERLMKHTWPGNVRELRNAVERAVMTCTADVITIAHLPEFAKAADSENPEANGEMVRLPMGATIEDAERQLIVQTLKHNQNNKTRTAEILGVSLKTLHNKLHRYGLHDAIER from the coding sequence ATGGCGAAAAAACTATTTGTTGTTGATGATGAAAAGGCTTCTCGTGAAGGGTTGGCTATCCTTTTGGCCAAATGGGGCTATGAAGTCGAACAGGCTGGGGATGGAAAGGAAGCTCTGACTAAAATCCCTCACTTTCATCCTGATGTAGTCATTACGGATTTGGTGATGCCTGGATTCAATGGACTCGAACTCATTCAGTTTCTTCAGAAGGAATTAATATTCAGTCCGGTCATCGTCCTGACTGGCCATGGGAGCATTGAGACGGCCGTTTCGGCTATCAAACAGGGTGCCTACGATTATCTAACTAAGCCGCTGGATGTGCCCAGGCTTCGCATCATGGTGGAAAAAGCCTTGGAAAAGGGAGAGACCCAGAGAGAAATGGTTTTGCTGCGGAAAAGGCTCAAAGGTTTGTGGGGACTTGGAAAATTGGTGGGCAAGAGTAAACCCATGCAGGAAATCTATAGTCTCATTGAGCTGGCGGCTCCGACGCCGGCGAGGGTCCTCATTCTCGGTGAAAGTGGCACAGGAAAAGAATTGGTTGCCCAGAGTCTCCATGATTTGTCTGAAAGAAACAAGGGACCGTTTATACCGGTGAATTGTTCAGCCATCCCGGAAACCCTTTTGGAGAGTGAAATATTTGGGCATGAAAAAGGTGCATTTACAGGAGCCTTGGATAGAAAGCCCGGGTGTTTCGAGTTGGCACATGGAGGTACCCTCTTTCTGGATGAAGTGGCCGAAATGAGTCCAAGCATTCAAGCCAAGTTTCTGAGAATTCTTCAAGATTCCTCAGTCAAACGGATTGGCGGTACCGTTCCAATCCAGGTCGACGTTCGTGTCGTGGCGGCCACGAATAAGGATCCATTGAAGGCCATACAGGATGGATCATTGCGCGAAGATCTGTACTATCGTTTGAATGTGTGTATCATCCACCTCCCGCCCCTACGAGACAGAACGGACGATATTCCTTTATTGGTGAAGGCCTTAATTGAAGAATTTAATGGCAATTATACGAGAACCGTCCAGTCAATTAATGATGAAGCGTTAGAGCGTTTGATGAAGCATACCTGGCCAGGAAATGTCCGTGAATTGCGAAATGCCGTTGAACGGGCCGTAATGACCTGTACCGCTGATGTGATAACGATCGCGCATCTTCCTGAATTTGCCAAAGCAGCGGACAGTGAAAATCCGGAGGCAAATGGAGAGATGGTGCGACTGCCTATGGGAGCGACGATCGAAGATGCTGAACGCCAACTCATTGTTCAGACTCTTAAGCATAATCAAAATAATAAGACACGAACCGCGGAGATTCTTGGGGTCAGTCTGAAAACGCTTCACAATAAGCTTCACCGGTACGGGTTACATGATGCGATTGAACGTTAA
- a CDS encoding ATP-binding protein: protein MMRLNVKGKEALGVTVLTLVVVVGSTFLNLSQLSRVIVQETSEQVSLIKRQIFEYSKRVVLNAQSPDTHPVVFLATNQELKKFLEASVGYSPHLLYALIVDPQGKTLLHSEGAKTERPHPIRPRLEDLLSMGPIDRFTVLYQEGSIFDSTLPMTWENVPIGEVIVGIHTSLLRERMTSSLKTSVVFALVALPIAWLLTMGLATLTLRPIHALADQMEQLRQGRFDVLTDLSRTDEFRELASQLQLLGQQLKSDRLKTLSEETHLQGVIEHLEDGIILIDAEGQILFLNQAMETMVDMPISPPPGRLDVLGESFSPLIQLVEQALTEKKNFKAVSCFLPRRGERKSFYISIVCLGPFSQLHGAMILCRDIESMKTLQSLVRYAAQLTTLGQLTSGLAHEVKNPLNSMVIHLEILKEETKGLNGDFQKSLEVLEGEVHRLDRVVLGFLKFMRPQELELSSVNVDQLLKRELSLLEREWGNKGIRFVLDCESDLPVISADPDLLSQVFLNIILNACQAMEEQGGDILIATSTHQDNEIRISISDQGPGIPPEIQEKIFQLYYTTKHHGSGLGLSLVYRFIQLHEGIIDVQTEMGKGTTFIVRLPRKV from the coding sequence ATGATGCGATTGAACGTTAAGGGAAAGGAAGCATTAGGGGTTACAGTCCTTACACTGGTGGTGGTGGTTGGCAGCACGTTTCTTAATCTTTCTCAGTTAAGTCGTGTCATCGTTCAGGAAACCTCGGAGCAGGTTTCTCTCATAAAACGACAAATTTTTGAGTATAGTAAGCGCGTGGTACTGAATGCTCAGTCACCCGATACCCATCCTGTTGTCTTTCTGGCCACCAATCAGGAACTCAAGAAATTTCTTGAAGCCAGCGTGGGATACTCCCCGCATCTCCTCTATGCCCTCATTGTTGATCCTCAAGGAAAAACCCTTTTGCACTCCGAAGGCGCGAAAACTGAGCGCCCGCATCCGATCAGGCCCAGACTCGAAGACCTTCTTTCCATGGGACCCATTGACCGTTTTACTGTGCTGTATCAAGAGGGATCCATTTTTGACAGCACGCTACCAATGACCTGGGAGAATGTTCCAATCGGCGAAGTCATTGTGGGGATCCATACCAGTCTGCTCCGTGAAAGAATGACGTCTTCCCTGAAAACCAGTGTTGTATTTGCCCTGGTGGCCTTGCCGATTGCGTGGTTGTTAACAATGGGCCTGGCGACGTTGACCTTGCGTCCTATCCATGCCTTGGCTGATCAAATGGAGCAACTTCGCCAGGGACGTTTTGATGTGTTAACGGATCTAAGTCGGACGGATGAATTTCGGGAACTGGCGTCGCAACTCCAGTTGTTGGGGCAACAATTGAAATCTGATCGTCTCAAAACCCTAAGTGAAGAGACGCATCTTCAAGGAGTCATTGAACATTTGGAGGATGGAATCATCCTTATTGATGCAGAAGGCCAAATCCTCTTTCTGAACCAGGCGATGGAAACGATGGTGGATATGCCGATTTCTCCTCCCCCTGGTCGCCTAGACGTGCTGGGAGAATCTTTTTCTCCCCTCATTCAATTGGTGGAACAGGCATTGACGGAGAAAAAGAATTTCAAAGCCGTGTCCTGTTTCTTACCCAGAAGGGGGGAACGTAAGTCATTTTATATCTCCATCGTGTGTTTGGGGCCATTTTCACAGCTTCACGGAGCCATGATTTTATGCAGAGATATAGAATCCATGAAAACTCTCCAATCGTTGGTTCGATATGCAGCCCAGCTCACGACTTTGGGACAACTGACCTCAGGGCTTGCCCACGAGGTCAAAAATCCTCTGAACTCAATGGTTATTCATCTTGAAATTTTAAAAGAGGAAACCAAAGGCCTCAATGGAGACTTCCAGAAAAGTTTGGAGGTCTTGGAAGGGGAAGTACATCGTTTGGATCGTGTCGTACTTGGTTTTTTGAAATTCATGCGTCCCCAAGAGCTGGAGCTTTCCTCCGTGAATGTCGATCAGTTGCTCAAGAGGGAGTTGAGTCTATTAGAAAGGGAATGGGGAAATAAGGGCATTCGCTTTGTCCTGGATTGTGAGTCAGATCTGCCAGTCATTTCAGCAGATCCCGATCTCCTAAGTCAGGTTTTTCTTAATATTATCCTTAATGCCTGTCAAGCCATGGAAGAACAAGGCGGGGACATTCTAATTGCCACTTCAACCCATCAAGATAATGAAATACGGATTTCCATCAGCGATCAGGGTCCTGGTATTCCTCCTGAAATACAAGAAAAAATTTTCCAATTATATTACACTACCAAACATCATGGAAGCGGTCTGGGTCTTTCGTTAGTCTATCGGTTTATTCAATTGCATGAAGGGATAATTGATGTTCAAACGGAAATGGGAAAAGGCACTACCTTTATTGTCCGACTGCCAAGAAAGGTTTGA
- a CDS encoding response regulator — MTKKNVLIVEDDLNSREGLQSMLRMYGYHADTSQDGLQAIKKIKENFFEVAVIDINLPPVMNVEINGWDLIRIFRSFNPSIDIIVVSGEKGIKARAQQFNLAGCLEKPIRPAHLKSLMETLGG; from the coding sequence ATGACAAAAAAAAACGTGTTAATCGTAGAGGATGATCTGAATAGCCGTGAGGGCCTCCAGTCTATGCTCAGAATGTATGGATATCATGCGGATACTTCCCAAGACGGCTTGCAGGCTATTAAGAAAATCAAAGAGAATTTCTTTGAAGTGGCCGTCATCGATATCAACCTTCCTCCTGTCATGAATGTGGAAATTAATGGCTGGGATTTGATCCGGATTTTCAGATCATTTAACCCAAGCATAGACATCATTGTCGTCAGTGGAGAAAAAGGGATTAAGGCTCGCGCTCAACAATTCAATTTGGCTGGATGCTTGGAAAAACCCATTCGCCCTGCCCATCTTAAATCTCTGATGGAAACTCTCGGGGGCTGA